In the Ctenopharyngodon idella isolate HZGC_01 chromosome 21, HZGC01, whole genome shotgun sequence genome, AATTGAacaatattatagttttaataaGAACACATAtggaaaacaatacaaaaaaaatatagctgcaaacAGCCgttaaggggccaagcacaaatgAGTCATGCCACcatggctgggagcatcagaccaactgcaacaatgaGCAATTAAAGGCATATGAAGATGCTTTTAggcaaaatgaatgaaaaatcataaatacagtcacTAGTAAAGATTTAATGGTTTATGacttttgaccaataggtggctctgtgaccaatttgatgcagtgtagtcagagtgaggtgacaatgaaaCATGCAAAGGTTGGTGTCAATATTCCatagcattgcagagatacagcctcaaaAGTCGTTTTGGCATCATACCTCAAATTTGTTGCTGTGGTATACGAAAACGGTTTTGTCTATCGACACGAAATCAATAACTTTTTGCCGGCATGGTCTGAGGACGATACAAtttgattttggtgaaaatcaaaCTAATAGACCAGGAGGAGTTTgtaaaagtagtttttttttaagaaaatcaaaatggcggacaggaagtttggctgactatggcaaaattgATATCTATGTTCTCGGTATGACCCAAGGAATCTATTAAGACCAGTTTCATTACAATaggctaattaactcaaaagttattagcatttttgaaaatgttataactttTGACCATAAGGTGCAATGAAACTTTTAGAGTgggcattgtgctgatgacccataccaagTTTCGTAACGATTcgctaatgcgttcataaaatacagcattttagtaCAAAATCCAAAAAGGCTGATATGGAAAAAATCATTTGACTCAGCATGGTGCAGGCATGATGCAAGAATCTAATGAGAcaacttttatgatttttggacaaaccatTCATTTTTATAGCCATAGCCATTTTTCGTATCtctggaccagtaggtggcactgcgCCGAAACGCATAAATACGTCTGAATACAataaagcattgcagagatacagccttacATCTATTTTTGCAAGCACTACGTAAAATTCGTTCATGAGTTATTTAAATTTTGGACAGATGGTGGCGGTAGAGGGATGGAGTTAGAGACACCAAAATCGGTGTGGTTAATGTCGGTACTGACCTCTATCTtagtgccaaatttcacaacattttactatacggttctatgggcttCCATAGATTCAAcagcggaagaagaagaagaaacggAAGAagaataatggtaacactttacaataaggttcattagttaaacattagttaatgtattaactaaccatgagcaatacatttgttactgtatttactaatcatcgttaatgttagttaatgaaaataaggttgttcattgtttgttcatgttagttcacagtccattaactaatgttaaggttttaataatgtattactaaatgttgaaattaacattaacaaagatcagtaaatgttgtagaagtgcagttcattattagttcatgtaaactaatgtagttaactaatgttaactaatgaaccttactgtaaagtgttaccagaataataataagaatgccagcggatacaataggtgcctacgcatcttcggtgcttggcccctaataacaGGCTAATGTGATCTGACCATATACGCACATGTAGATTTATATAGGTctatatattcaatatatattcaattattttattttttttttgttacttgtGTTTTCTTACATAATTTAGggcaactttttatttattgtcaatCTAAATAGATGTATTTTCTTGCATTTACACAAAGTGTATTTTAAGTTTGGAAATGTCGATATATCCATATTGTGCATTTCCATTTAGTACTTCTACTTTTTCCAGTGTAACAGGCTTTTATAGTGACACTTTTGAAACAATTTGACACAGAGCCAGAAAGGAAACTGCACTGTTACAGTGCTGCGTGCCTTGCCGCCAAATGACTCCATCCCACCCTCAGGCGAGGGTGGGACAGGCTGGGGACACGATGGAGCCAGGACGCCTGTCATGTCTTCCGCTAACTTATCACATGCCTGGTTTGTGATTCCGTCCCCTTTCTTTCCGCTGGACActgatatttttaatacaaaacaaCAGAATTGTCTGCTAAGAAAACTGACAACTACAGTAAACAGAAAAGGTCAGATTAGATTTGCATAGAACTGCATTCATTATAAAACACTTTCTTAGTTTCTCTAGTCAAGTCTAGGAAATGTTTGCAGAAACAAAGTAAAGTAAACCATCCTGTCCTCATCTGTACTTTCAATGTTCACTTTGGAGAGAATGTCGAACTGAGAACTTCAGGCTTTCTCACTTAAGAGGATGTAATCAACACCGGTGTGTTTAATGAGAGCCATTAGTGCTAATGGGTTACTATGGAGTAAGTCCTGATGAAGCCTCAGAGTCAAAAACTATTAGCTGTGATGGGCTGTGTCGATATCCTTATGGGATTTAGGGCACTCATTACCGTCATAGCTTTGCGTCTGTCCTTCGAAGAAATGCAACAAAAGAGCAGATGTTCAAATCTAAAAccttttcacaaaactttcattgaGGTATCACTGAACTGGCACTATCTACACATACTATTTCATGACTGAGTACTGTTATAAGGGAAATTCCTCATAAAACTAAAAGGTTATAGTGTAATGCATTAGATTAATATATGCCTTTTGAAGACACATGTACATACAACAGTTGTTCAAAATGCTTAGAATAATTTCAGGCACTCACTGTAAATAACCTTGACAAAAGTCATTGTTTACTTTGGAATCAACCCACCCAGTCAAAGTTGTGTTTGGTTTGGTCCAGTGAGGAAAGAGGGGAATGCCTTTCCTGTGATTTCATTATGGTGACCGGTGTGAATGAGAATCCTAGCTTTCTCCTAAAAGTAGCAATACTTTGCATCCGTTAATAGAAGCTTGAAGCTTATTGCCtaggttattatttttttagtagtAATGCCTGAAAGTCTTTAttacacttttttctttttgtatgaCATTTCCGCGTAAGAACCAAACGAACAACAATGCTCATTACAAGTAAGTAAAAATCtttgtctgtttattttttattttaagcgATTCTAAAGTTTTATGTCAAATGAATCTAAAGCTATGACTAAAATTGCTCTTTAGTTATGAGAGCGTGGTATATTTGAGCGGTTCAATATTCTAATAAATATGGCAGAACAAGCATGAGCATAATTTAGTTGAACGAATACAACTGTTCACTTGTAAATCAGCAGTGATTGAGATGTTATCAGTGAAGACGATATAACATCTTAATGACTTCAAGGGGCCCACTTAGTAATTAAGAGTGAATACTttatcacagaaaaacaaaagtgaGCGTATAAGGATGTTACATGGTATTATAGAGCTGAATACCTGTACTTCTATATCTGAATCACATTAGAATGTATACTTTGGTCTGCTGGTCTGAAAAAGGAGAGCAAAAGCAGTTACTTTAACAAAGTTTCATTGTCTCACTTATGTTTGTCTGCTGGTTATGACAAGTCCTTGGCCATTTTAAattgaacatttaattcatcAGCAATATATCTAACAATTTGCAAAGATTTGTACAAGCAATGATCTCTGATTACTGGGCAGGGGTAACTATAGCTCTGAGGAGTTAGTCTCTTTTTGAACTGGCACATCTGAGCTATGCAAAGATTGTTGTTAGCAACCAGGAGTAATAACAGAGTGTCTGAGCAATTATCCCAATGACCTCATTTTTCTGTACCTGCCAAGATTTTCATCGAAATCAGTCCTGTCACTGATGAAATGgagcatatttgtcagtcagaAAACAGCTGTGCGAGTTCATAGTTGTGGAAAATGGGCTAACATGGCTTAAAAACTTTTTGTGCCACATCTGGATATTATGATAATGGTTGGAAAGCCAGTGAATTGTCACTTTTACTCTCGACATATAATCGCAAAGACTTGGGATGGAGAGCacccagcctggtctcattgttataTGTTGTACGTAACGGTTACAGGTACAAACTATACTGTTTGGTTTGATgctaaaatatatagaaaagTAAATATGGACATAGTGGCAGCATCTAAAATCTAAGCAATATTGCATATTTACAGCTAtagaaatgtaatatatttacaaattctTTATATCacgaatatatttatattttcggTATATTTTAGATCTCTTATATACCCTATCCCCAAACCTAAACATAACCATTTTCAACAATGTATAAGTAACAGCCATAGAAAAAGTTGTGacaattttatttacaaaaaatcaaatatataaatacctCTCCTATCTCTAAATCTAACCCTATACAAATTTGTAACATAAGTTTAATCACAATCATTTATTTGCAAAAAGCAGTACCAATGATGATGTGTTGCATTCAAAAGTGCTCACTGGTGGTAACAGTTTTGTGtggttttaaataatattttagttgTTAATGACTGAAAATCATGATCCACTTTGTGAAGGCATTCTTGTCTTATTCAAAACCACACATCCCCCAAAAGTGCGGGATTTCACGGTTAGGCCGTGTCCACCAAAAcattttagccagctgaaaacgcCTTGCTGTAGGCGCCTGACAGCACTTTGGCGccgcagcatttttttttgtttgtttgtttgtttgttttttcagttaaGACGCTGTATGTGCTATTATACGGAATAGCTGCTGAACTTTTACTAGTATCTGATTTGCTTGTGGTGGTTTGTTATCGttgtacaagcagaatgtgATGGTTGGTCAGTgtggtatttgtcccgcccctcctccactgtgattggacggctgggtaaaaagtgacaaTGATGAGCGCTGcattttacccaaagttgaacattcttcaactctcgGCGACCGGTAAAAAATGCAGAGAGCTCAgcgtaaaaaaaaatgcacagcaCCTTGCCACACTGCTGCCATTTGAAAGAAAGTGGCGCTctcattgaaaacaattggaaaaatgTTCTAGCTTCGGGGAaaaacactttggtggacacacagcCTTACATTCGCTACTTCATTGCAGATGAAGATCACTGAATAAAGATTTGAATTTGGTTCTGTTCCGCAAATAATGCAATCGTATGGTTTTGGAAAATTAGGATTATGGTGCGAGAATAAAATGGATGGATCATTTTATGGTGCATTTGTGGTGTATTTTATGGGTTCATATTTAGAAAACTGCCATGTCCCAtggcaaacaaaataaataaattaatgttaaaatgaaaattttattaattttaagattttaaactgtagttttgtttaaaaatgtgtattacTTTGAATAGAGCTGGCACCAGAAGACACAGAACTGAAATGTTATAATTCCAAAGTAAATGAGCCAacagtgtttaataaatgaaactgaaaataatcTCATTGgtcaaaaaaacaacagaattaACCAATAGAATCAACTGATTAATTCCAATCAGAATTAAATACTCATTGGATTCATTTATACATCTGTAAAGTAATtcatatgtaaatgatttgtggAGCATTTGACTTGCACTGCTGTCAAAACCcaatttaaaaagatttaaagaGAGAAAACATATAAATTTAGCttcaacattttgaatgaaatgaatgacaAGTGCTATTTTTAATATAGAACTGTACTTATTCTATTATTATCAAACATAAGCACATATATGCAGACAATATATTGAATCGTAACACAAATATGCTTCTCTAGACTTTGGAAGCCTTCACAAAACTTTACGTTTCTCTTAAATCTTTTGAACTTATTTCTGAGCTTATTCAAAAGCTAAAGGTTGCTCTGCTTGAGCTCTGCCAAGACTCTCAAGGTTAGAACTGCTGTCAGACAAACATGATGTTCTCCACCCCTCAGGGGTCCCATAGATGCCTTTCTCATGTCAATCGACTCTCTGAGTGCTCCTCTGAAGGTAGGTGTTTATGGCAGTTGCTGAAGCCCCAGGAGTCCTGCTGTAGCACTTTATTAGGTGGCTTCAACCTGGAGTGTCTATGTGCCTCCTGCAAGGAGGAAGGGATGTATCAGCCAACCAATCTAACAGCGTTTTGTATCATTCATAGCTTACAGCCTGTACGGCACGTAGCACCATTAGCCAAGACCCTCCCAGACCATTCAGATGCTTGTAGTCTTCTAGAGAGCTCCAGGGTGGGTAAGGGACAATCACAAGCCACATCTGTTATCAGCATCCAAACCCTAAAAGCACAACTTCCTGTAGGGCCGCCTGAGGTATTTGGAAAAGGAAGTGCCTTTCCCTGCTCAGCTCTATTAAACAGTGGAGAGCCATGTGATATGATCATGCTTATATAATTCCCATGCTAGAGTTCTCAAAAAATGGCTAGAACAGGGTAATTTGCCGAGGTAGTTGTTATTGCGTCAGCTACCAGCATGAGTATGTACACATTTCCCACAAGTTTCCTTCCAAATTCACACCCACTGTCTGAGAAACTTCTGATCTGCAATGCTCATTTATCCAGATCAGAATTCAACAGCCCAGATAATGCAAGCTGACTGCAAGCCACGGTGGTAACCTGCATGTCGTCTGCAATGCATCTACATGAGGCCATCACACCCAGTACAGTCCTTTACATGCCGCTCCTGCGTCAGAGAGTGGAGAGTCAGGGAGTGGCAGCATTAACTTGGTCCCTATGTTTACATATCTGAGCCATCTGTTCTTTGTAGCACAGATCCAGCTGTCTTCCCCTGACCCCTTCGCCGCTTATGGGAAAGATAGAATCCTATGCGAGGTTTTATGGATCGCCAGTCAGTGCGAAGAAAGGATTTGTTTCCACCATCTGTTCCTGGCAGAGTTATGTTAGGAAAAAATCTAAAAAGGTGAAAGTAAATGAGTGACAGAGGAATAGAAGCAGCAAGACTGGAATCATGTGTGCCTGCTGCTTGCCTTCTTTTGGTCAACCATGTTAAAGCCAAAGACATTCAATTAGCAGCAAATTAGCCAGCCTCCACTTTTAATCCacatgaaattaattaaatgagaGGATGGTTGATAAACTTGGGGTGGAATAAAATggctttgtaaaaaaaaaaaatgctccactttcaatgttaattaaaaaaataaattgaattaaGTGGTAATACAGTAGTTTGCCTCTTATGTTAGGCTCATAAAAGCTAAACAACCTGAAATGACATACTTTATATGCACTGATTCTCTTTGCAGAGATTGAAGCAAAGGAGGCTTGTGATTGGCTTCATGCAGCTGGTTTTCCTCAGTATGCACAGTTATTCACcggtaaatatttatttttatcaattcTCATTGCATACTTTAACCATGTGTCCTAATAAATTGCAAATATTATTGTGCTACAATTCAATTTACTTTGTTTGCCTTGCAGATTGCTGTTTCCCTATTAACATAGACTGGGTGAAGAGTGATCACGAATTTCTGGATAAGGATGCCTTAGATTCTCTCTCCAGGTAGTGCTTTTCACCCCTCGGTGGCAAGAGCTCATGCTATGCTGACGTAGAATGAGCTGCTAATCACAGCGGGAGGAATTTGAGAGGAACATCATGCTGTCTTCCTGTTTGAcatcaatgttttcttttgctttCAGGAGATTAAGTACCTTAAACAAGTGTGTGGAGATGAAGCTGGAGTTGAGCCGGTCCAAAAGAAGGGTGAGTGTGAGAGAAGACTCTAGAGAAGCTACGTGTAAACACAGTGCATAAACAAAAGAAAGCCTGGGGAAAAGTTTCCTTCCCACCATCCTTCGCTGTGTATAACACATCATTTTGTTCATGTAGAGagatgaagaggaggaagaaggcCTCTATGCTATCAGCCCAAAATGGTCATTCGACAGGAAGAGCAGGCGTTGGATCCGGGTGGATGATGGGGAGCTACTGCACTCTCTGAACAGCCCCATTTCAAGTTTGAGGAGATCTGGAAGCTGTGAGGCCTCTCTTTCCGATAGTGGTGAATGCCATGAGCTTTGTTCCACTCATAGCTCTAGTAATGCTGACAGCGATGGGGGAAGCGCTCCCAACAAAACGGCAGAGGAACCCGAAACAAGTCGTAGCTCCTCCAGATGCTCCTCGAACTACAAGCCCCAATCTCCCGACACTTCTTCCAGCAGACCTCCATCCCCCAGTGAACATCACACTTTGAGTAGCGAAGAGTGCCTTGCTGAAAAGCCTCCAGTAAAAAAAGGCAAAAGCCTTCTTCGGAAGATGGAGAAACTCAGATTAAGAGGAAGCACGCTACAGCCACACACCCAAAGTGGGAAAGCCAGACTTGTCATAAGTGGACCAATTATCCAGGAAGGCCTTGCTGAGGAAAGGCTGAAGCATCTTCAATGTCTAGACTTAGCAAGGGTCCAAGACAAGACTGGAAGTCCTGCATCCTGCTCACCACCCTCTGGATCCAGTAGCAGTCCATCTGAAAGCAGCAGCGCAGTCAGCACGCCAAGCCCTGTGACCAAGGTGCGCAGCAACTGCAAACGCCCTGGGCTGCCCAAACAAGATGACACCCAGAAGCAAATCAACGAGCAGCATTTCAACAACCAGCGCAACCTTGACGCCAACCCCGTCTTTGAAATTCCCCATGGACACAAGCCAGGGACCTTCCCAACTGTGCTCTCCCACAACAGCGCCTTCTCACCTATCGACAACACTTCGGTCAACTGGAGGACTGGAAGCTTCCATGGTTACCGAGGTAGACGTTGTAAAAGCAGTAGCTCCAAGGACCAGGAACAAGCATGCAGCCCGCTGGCTACTTGTGATCACCGCGTCAGCATTTATGACAACGTCCCAGATCACGTGCAAATTTTGGATGATGACGTCTTCTCAGCTTTGGACAGTGTAATGGAACGCATTTGTGGCCTGCAGCAGTTGGTAACCTCTTGGACGGATAAGTTGTCAGAGGACGGGGATTCAGATTTTTCCCACTCGGGTTCTCCCTCACCCTCCTCTCTAACTGACATCCACCTTGAGATCAAAGAGCCAGAAGAGACAGATGAAGCTGCCCTAGAGGAGACATACAACAAGAACCCAGAAGCATTTCCACACACTGTTCGGCCTACAAAGCATACTGATCGGTAAGAGACACAAACTACCATTTTATTAAGGCAACTGTAACAAGAATGCTACACGCTAGGGATCTAGTGTACACGTCTCCCTCATTCAATAAAGAGCAAATGCTTGCAAGACCATTAAACATACACTGACAAAGCGTATTTATACAAAAGCTGGTTCATTTCCTACATTTCAGAATTCAGAGGCCCCACTGGTCCAGTGCACAGATGCTTTCACTGAGTAACCCCAGCACAGGCATACAGGCAAAATCAGCACCACATGTCTCCATGCTGCAAAGACTGAGCCTTCTCAGGCTCACGGCTCTGATGGACAAGCACTCACCCTTCAGCAAACAAGGCTGGAACTGGTAAGATGGGGTGAGGAAGAAAAGCAGGGGAGGGGAAGAGGGATAGATACAATCTGGTAAAAGTAGCTTGCttaaaaaacactgagacaatGACAGAGGAAGAAATAGAGAGTGAGAGACCTGCTGTTTAgagattcattcattatttatgCTGAGTAACAACCTTGGAAAATCTCTCAGCAGACAAAATAGACAAGAGTAGTGAGTTCAAAACGAGTGAGGGAAAACGAGAGTGAACTCTCTCACACCATAGGCTGCTTGACACAGCAGAGTCTTTTTTACCACGTTGGAAGACACTCTCACACTGAGATTCTGCCATGGGGAGATATAGATTAACAATGGAGATTTGTTCTTTGAGAAATTGAGTCCATTGATGTCCAATTCACGAGTAACTGC is a window encoding:
- the si:dkeyp-23e4.3 gene encoding rho GTPase-activating protein 7 isoform X2, translated to MLITKIEAKEACDWLHAAGFPQYAQLFTDCCFPINIDWVKSDHEFLDKDALDSLSRRLSTLNKCVEMKLELSRSKRRRDEEEEEGLYAISPKWSFDRKSRRWIRVDDGELLHSLNSPISSLRRSGSCEASLSDSGECHELCSTHSSSNADSDGGSAPNKTAEEPETSRSSSRCSSNYKPQSPDTSSSRPPSPSEHHTLSSEECLAEKPPVKKGKSLLRKMEKLRLRGSTLQPHTQSGKARLVISGPIIQEGLAEERLKHLQCLDLARVQDKTGSPASCSPPSGSSSSPSESSSAVSTPSPVTKVRSNCKRPGLPKQDDTQKQINEQHFNNQRNLDANPVFEIPHGHKPGTFPTVLSHNSAFSPIDNTSVNWRTGSFHGYRGRRCKSSSSKDQEQACSPLATCDHRVSIYDNVPDHVQILDDDVFSALDSVMERICGLQQLVTSWTDKLSEDGDSDFSHSGSPSPSSLTDIHLEIKEPEETDEAALEETYNKNPEAFPHTVRPTKHTDRIQRPHWSSAQMLSLSNPSTGIQAKSAPHVSMLQRLSLLRLTALMDKHSPFSKQGWNWTVPKVYRKVKPAEHKSRKVFEVPLIQSVQQSGKPLPPSILRAMEFLRTECLDQVGLFRKSGVKSRIQNLRDMVEADPDGVSFENQSAFDVADMVKQYFRDLPEPIFSSKLCESFLHIYQYFPKDQQFAGVQAAIYLLPDENREALQSLLLFLQEVVACVEENQMTPTNIAVCLAPSLFHLNSFKRDRTSMRSRQRKYSLGRPDQRDLSENLAATQGLSHMVTECSRLFQIPKYWEDQGAGSFTEDSNDASSVSHCGENELPDRARLFLLTQKLLKEVRDKSKGWISCLSCDHVDVAVKKVEDGYPLRLWRGTTEVDAPQQEVFHHVLREQSQWQRDLLHSEVVETLDKDADVYHYILQAAGARPPLQHVLLRMWQTDHSTGSMFVSSTSVEHSAVTVRGVRAQVFCSFFLIEPLGSKKSRVTHLCRTDTRGRSPEWHHKVGGHLVSSVLMAMRDSFRHKTKDSKHCKDSKE
- the si:dkeyp-23e4.3 gene encoding rho GTPase-activating protein 7 isoform X3; the protein is MDMAHTVKTPLRRSFSEHVKDSTNKAWDVFWKSAREKRLSEIEAKEACDWLHAAGFPQYAQLFTDCCFPINIDWVKSDHEFLDKDALDSLSRRLSTLNKCVEMKLELSRSKRRRDEEEEEGLYAISPKWSFDRKSRRWIRVDDGELLHSLNSPISSLRRSGSCEASLSDSGECHELCSTHSSSNADSDGGSAPNKTAEEPETSRSSSRCSSNYKPQSPDTSSSRPPSPSEHHTLSSEECLAEKPPVKKGKSLLRKMEKLRLRGSTLQPHTQSGKARLVISGPIIQEGLAEERLKHLQCLDLARVQDKTGSPASCSPPSGSSSSPSESSSAVSTPSPVTKVRSNCKRPGLPKQDDTQKQINEQHFNNQRNLDANPVFEIPHGHKPGTFPTVLSHNSAFSPIDNTSVNWRTGSFHGYRGRRCKSSSSKDQEQACSPLATCDHRVSIYDNVPDHVQILDDDVFSALDSVMERICGLQQLVTSWTDKLSEDGDSDFSHSGSPSPSSLTDIHLEIKEPEETDEAALEETYNKNPEAFPHTVRPTKHTDRIQRPHWSSAQMLSLSNPSTGIQAKSAPHVSMLQRLSLLRLTALMDKHSPFSKQGWNWTVPKVYRKVKPAEHKSRKVFEVPLIQSVQQSGKPLPPSILRAMEFLRTECLDQVGLFRKSGVKSRIQNLRDMVEADPDGVSFENQSAFDVADMVKQYFRDLPEPIFSSKLCESFLHIYQYFPKDQQFAGVQAAIYLLPDENREALQSLLLFLQEVVACVEENQMTPTNIAVCLAPSLFHLNSFKRDRTSMRSRQRKYSLGRPDQRDLSENLAATQGLSHMVTECSRLFQIPKYWEDQGAGSFTEDSNDASSVSHCGENELPDRARLFLLTQKLLKEVRDKSKGWISCLSCDHVDVAVKKVEDGYPLRLWRGTTEVDAPQQEVFHHVLREQSQWQRDLLHSEVVETLDKDADVYHYILQAAGARPPLQHVLLRGRSPEWHHKVGGHLVSSVLMAMRDSFRHKTKDSKHCKDSKE
- the si:dkeyp-23e4.3 gene encoding rho GTPase-activating protein 7 isoform X1; this translates as MDMAHTVKTPLRRSFSEHVKDSTNKAWDVFWKSAREKRLSEIEAKEACDWLHAAGFPQYAQLFTDCCFPINIDWVKSDHEFLDKDALDSLSRRLSTLNKCVEMKLELSRSKRRRDEEEEEGLYAISPKWSFDRKSRRWIRVDDGELLHSLNSPISSLRRSGSCEASLSDSGECHELCSTHSSSNADSDGGSAPNKTAEEPETSRSSSRCSSNYKPQSPDTSSSRPPSPSEHHTLSSEECLAEKPPVKKGKSLLRKMEKLRLRGSTLQPHTQSGKARLVISGPIIQEGLAEERLKHLQCLDLARVQDKTGSPASCSPPSGSSSSPSESSSAVSTPSPVTKVRSNCKRPGLPKQDDTQKQINEQHFNNQRNLDANPVFEIPHGHKPGTFPTVLSHNSAFSPIDNTSVNWRTGSFHGYRGRRCKSSSSKDQEQACSPLATCDHRVSIYDNVPDHVQILDDDVFSALDSVMERICGLQQLVTSWTDKLSEDGDSDFSHSGSPSPSSLTDIHLEIKEPEETDEAALEETYNKNPEAFPHTVRPTKHTDRIQRPHWSSAQMLSLSNPSTGIQAKSAPHVSMLQRLSLLRLTALMDKHSPFSKQGWNWTVPKVYRKVKPAEHKSRKVFEVPLIQSVQQSGKPLPPSILRAMEFLRTECLDQVGLFRKSGVKSRIQNLRDMVEADPDGVSFENQSAFDVADMVKQYFRDLPEPIFSSKLCESFLHIYQYFPKDQQFAGVQAAIYLLPDENREALQSLLLFLQEVVACVEENQMTPTNIAVCLAPSLFHLNSFKRDRTSMRSRQRKYSLGRPDQRDLSENLAATQGLSHMVTECSRLFQIPKYWEDQGAGSFTEDSNDASSVSHCGENELPDRARLFLLTQKLLKEVRDKSKGWISCLSCDHVDVAVKKVEDGYPLRLWRGTTEVDAPQQEVFHHVLREQSQWQRDLLHSEVVETLDKDADVYHYILQAAGARPPLQHVLLRMWQTDHSTGSMFVSSTSVEHSAVTVRGVRAQVFCSFFLIEPLGSKKSRVTHLCRTDTRGRSPEWHHKVGGHLVSSVLMAMRDSFRHKTKDSKHCKDSKE